The proteins below are encoded in one region of Paeniglutamicibacter cryotolerans:
- a CDS encoding bifunctional riboflavin kinase/FAD synthetase, translated as MHYWKGLEAVPAGFGPSVVTIGNFDGVHRGHREVLQAVAETAKRHAASAVAISFDPHPAQVHRPESAPELIMGLADRIETLANEDLDALLMIRYTLDFAQASPEEFVKSIIVELLGACAVVVGHDVRFGHGNAGDFATMCELGEKYGFEVIGVEDIGDHRRWSSTWVREALNRGDVETAAQILGRPHRMRGEVVHGAARGRELGFPTANLETAASGIIPADGVYAGWLVDEAEVRWPAAISVGSNPTFEGVSRQVEAHVIDRPSEGVEDFDLYGQQVVVEFVAHLRPMVAYRGVEALIEQMREDVERTRGVLVNA; from the coding sequence GTGCACTATTGGAAAGGCCTTGAAGCCGTCCCTGCTGGCTTCGGTCCATCTGTAGTCACGATCGGGAACTTCGACGGGGTCCACCGCGGCCACCGCGAGGTCCTGCAGGCAGTGGCGGAAACAGCCAAGCGCCATGCCGCCAGCGCCGTCGCGATCAGCTTCGACCCGCATCCGGCACAGGTCCACCGCCCCGAATCGGCGCCCGAACTGATCATGGGACTTGCCGACCGGATCGAGACGCTGGCGAACGAGGACCTCGATGCGCTGCTGATGATCCGCTACACGCTCGATTTCGCCCAGGCGAGCCCCGAGGAATTCGTCAAGTCCATCATCGTGGAACTCCTCGGCGCCTGTGCCGTGGTCGTCGGGCACGACGTGCGATTCGGCCATGGCAATGCCGGAGACTTCGCCACCATGTGCGAGCTGGGCGAGAAGTACGGCTTCGAGGTCATCGGCGTCGAGGACATCGGGGACCATCGCCGCTGGTCATCCACCTGGGTCCGCGAGGCCCTGAACAGGGGCGACGTGGAAACGGCGGCGCAGATCCTTGGCCGACCGCACCGAATGCGCGGCGAGGTGGTGCACGGTGCTGCCCGCGGTCGCGAACTGGGCTTCCCCACGGCGAACCTGGAAACCGCTGCCTCCGGCATCATCCCGGCCGACGGCGTCTATGCCGGTTGGCTGGTCGATGAGGCGGAGGTCCGCTGGCCCGCCGCGATTTCGGTGGGTTCCAACCCCACCTTCGAAGGCGTCAGCCGCCAGGTCGAAGCCCATGTGATCGACAGGCCCAGCGAGGGCGTCGAGGACTTCGACCTCTACGGCCAGCAGGTCGTTGTCGAATTCGTTGCGCACCTGCGCCCGATGGTCGCCTACCGAGGCGTCGAGGCGCTGATCGAGCAGATGCGCGAGGATGTCGAGCGCACCCGCGGCGTGCTCGTCAACGCCTGA
- a CDS encoding YlxR family protein: MSAQHTPQRTCIGCRQTRDQDLLMRWAVEQGDGRSVVVPDPRRCMSGRGAWLHPTPECAALALKRRAFPRAFKKAVDDAGVLTAMAAHDSSTGGNINTRIQPESGSAN, translated from the coding sequence GTGAGTGCGCAACATACGCCGCAACGCACGTGCATTGGATGCCGTCAGACCCGGGACCAAGATCTGTTGATGCGCTGGGCCGTGGAACAGGGAGATGGCCGTAGCGTCGTCGTTCCCGATCCACGCCGGTGCATGTCCGGCAGGGGCGCATGGCTGCACCCCACGCCGGAATGTGCCGCTCTGGCCCTCAAGCGCCGGGCATTCCCACGGGCCTTCAAGAAGGCCGTGGACGATGCCGGTGTGCTCACGGCGATGGCTGCACATGATTCCTCAACCGGAGGAAACATCAACACGAGAATCCAACCTGAGAGCGGGTCAGCGAACTGA
- the nusA gene encoding transcription termination factor NusA produces MDIDMSALRMLEREREIPLEVLIPTIEQALLLAYHKSPGAVPQARAQVDRKSGRVTILATEMDDDGTPMPEFDDTPTGFGRIAASTARQVILQRLRDAEDDNILGEFKGKEGELVSGQIQQGNNPIMVQVNLGVVEGLLPPPEQVPGEKYVHGNRIRAYVVDVHKGPKGPSITLSRSHPNLVRRLFEMEVPEIADGAVEIMALAREAGHRTKIAVRATAAGVNAKGACIGEMGSRVRAVMTELNDEKIDIVDFNEDPAKFIASALSPSKVNSVTIVDPATRSARVVVPDYQLSLAIGKEGQNARLAAKLTGWRIDIVSDGVVRS; encoded by the coding sequence TTGGACATTGATATGAGCGCACTGCGCATGCTCGAGCGCGAACGGGAAATCCCGTTGGAAGTGCTGATCCCCACCATCGAGCAGGCCCTGTTGCTGGCTTACCACAAGTCACCCGGTGCAGTGCCGCAAGCTCGTGCCCAGGTCGACCGCAAGAGCGGCCGCGTGACGATCCTCGCCACCGAGATGGACGACGACGGCACCCCGATGCCCGAATTCGACGACACCCCGACCGGTTTCGGCCGCATCGCCGCCTCGACGGCCCGCCAAGTCATCCTGCAGCGCCTGCGCGATGCCGAGGATGACAACATCCTGGGCGAGTTCAAGGGCAAGGAAGGCGAACTCGTCTCCGGTCAGATCCAGCAGGGCAACAACCCGATCATGGTCCAGGTCAACCTGGGCGTCGTCGAAGGCCTGCTGCCGCCGCCGGAGCAGGTTCCGGGCGAGAAGTACGTCCACGGCAACCGCATCCGCGCCTACGTCGTCGACGTGCACAAGGGCCCTAAGGGCCCGTCGATCACGCTTTCGCGTTCACACCCGAACCTGGTCCGCCGGCTCTTCGAGATGGAGGTCCCGGAGATCGCCGACGGTGCCGTGGAAATCATGGCCCTGGCCCGCGAAGCCGGACACCGCACGAAGATCGCGGTGCGCGCCACTGCAGCGGGAGTCAATGCCAAGGGCGCCTGCATCGGCGAAATGGGTTCCCGCGTCCGTGCCGTCATGACCGAGCTGAACGACGAGAAGATCGACATCGTCGACTTCAACGAAGACCCGGCAAAGTTCATCGCCTCGGCGCTCTCGCCGTCCAAGGTGAACTCGGTGACCATCGTTGATCCGGCCACGCGGTCGGCCCGCGTCGTGGTTCCCGACTACCAGCTGTCGCTGGCGATCGGCAAGGAGGGGCAGAATGCCCGCCTCGCGGCCAAGCTCACCGGCTGGCGCATCGATATCGTTTCCGATGGGGTAGTGCGCTCCTAG
- the rbfA gene encoding 30S ribosome-binding factor RbfA: MADSARAARLAQRIKVVVAQALGKAVKDPRVEAITVTDARVTNDLQHATIYYTVFGDAEAKADAAAALEKSRGVLRKEVGRNVTVRLTPTLEFVPDEIPVNASNLEALLRSAKEKDAAVAALAEGATFAGDEDPYKRDEEEDEQA; encoded by the coding sequence ATGGCTGATTCCGCACGCGCCGCCCGTTTGGCGCAACGCATCAAGGTGGTTGTCGCCCAAGCACTGGGCAAGGCCGTCAAGGACCCGCGCGTCGAGGCCATCACGGTCACCGACGCCCGCGTCACCAACGACCTGCAGCACGCCACCATCTACTACACCGTCTTCGGCGATGCGGAGGCCAAGGCGGACGCCGCGGCAGCCCTGGAGAAGTCCCGAGGGGTGCTGCGCAAGGAGGTCGGCCGCAACGTCACCGTTCGCCTGACCCCCACCCTGGAATTCGTCCCCGACGAGATCCCGGTCAACGCCTCCAACCTCGAGGCACTGCTGCGTTCCGCCAAGGAAAAGGATGCAGCAGTGGCTGCCCTTGCCGAGGGCGCGACGTTTGCAGGGGACGAAGATCCCTACAAGCGCGACGAGGAAGAGGACGAGCAGGCCTAG
- the rpsO gene encoding 30S ribosomal protein S15 yields MALDAAIKTEIMQAYATSEGDTGSPEVQVAVLSRRIADLTEHLKMHKHDHHTRRGLMGLVGRRRRMLGYLKKTDIARYRALIERLGLRR; encoded by the coding sequence GTGGCACTTGACGCTGCTATCAAGACCGAAATCATGCAGGCCTACGCCACCAGCGAAGGCGACACGGGTTCACCGGAGGTACAGGTTGCTGTACTTTCCCGCCGTATCGCCGATCTGACGGAACACCTGAAGATGCACAAGCACGATCACCACACCCGCCGTGGCCTCATGGGCCTGGTTGGTCGTCGTCGTCGCATGCTCGGCTACCTGAAGAAGACCGACATTGCCCGCTACCGTGCGCTCATCGAGCGCCTCGGCCTGCGTCGCTAG
- a CDS encoding ScyD/ScyE family protein, with translation MKPRTIAASIAAAALAVTLTSAPAQAHRQPHPPNPPVSHVKTLASGLASPLKVAFGPHGSYLVAESFIGKLTRISASGKKSTMYSAPGHEIAGVSYRSGTTYFFDNEQGDNPEQPPTELLPALLKTIDQRGKVRTVADLSVFEKKYNPDRKTVYGVRKASKACLAQAPEFGNTAEVYSHPYSSTATRNGLYVGDAGANTILHVNKRGKVSLVKALPAEPIKITAAVAAAFAEMGAVVPNCMLGLTYYAQAVPTDVDVRGDWLYYTVLPGVPGEGLSTGKAYRMNLRSHHTQTLATGLSAPTGIAVSGTGGAYVSQLMGDGVVKLDRGRKITVLKAPMTGDVAISGKRMAVTTNVMADPPEGGSLVTAKIRW, from the coding sequence ATGAAACCTCGCACCATTGCGGCATCTATTGCCGCTGCGGCCCTGGCCGTCACCCTCACCTCCGCTCCGGCCCAAGCCCACCGGCAGCCGCATCCGCCCAACCCACCGGTCTCGCACGTCAAGACCTTGGCCTCCGGGCTGGCCTCACCACTGAAGGTTGCCTTTGGTCCCCACGGCAGCTATCTGGTGGCCGAGTCGTTCATCGGGAAGCTGACCCGGATCAGCGCATCGGGCAAGAAGAGCACCATGTACTCTGCTCCGGGCCATGAAATCGCCGGGGTCTCGTACCGGTCGGGCACCACCTACTTCTTCGACAACGAACAGGGGGACAACCCCGAGCAACCGCCAACCGAGCTGCTTCCGGCACTGCTGAAGACCATCGACCAGCGCGGCAAGGTACGCACCGTGGCCGACCTGTCGGTCTTCGAGAAGAAGTACAACCCCGACCGCAAGACCGTGTACGGGGTGCGGAAGGCCTCAAAGGCTTGCCTGGCCCAAGCACCGGAGTTCGGGAATACGGCAGAGGTCTACTCGCACCCGTATTCGTCCACCGCAACCCGCAATGGGCTCTATGTCGGCGATGCAGGGGCAAACACCATCCTTCACGTGAACAAGCGTGGGAAGGTCTCGCTGGTTAAGGCCCTGCCGGCGGAACCGATCAAGATCACCGCTGCTGTGGCGGCCGCCTTCGCCGAGATGGGCGCGGTGGTCCCCAACTGCATGCTCGGGCTCACCTACTACGCACAGGCAGTGCCCACCGACGTCGATGTCCGGGGCGATTGGCTGTACTACACGGTTCTTCCCGGGGTTCCGGGTGAAGGCCTTTCCACGGGAAAGGCCTATCGGATGAATCTGCGCTCCCACCACACCCAGACGCTGGCCACCGGGCTGTCGGCACCGACCGGAATCGCCGTCTCCGGCACCGGAGGCGCGTACGTCAGCCAGCTCATGGGAGATGGAGTAGTGAAACTGGACCGTGGCCGAAAGATCACGGTACTCAAGGCGCCCATGACCGGCGACGTTGCCATCAGCGGCAAGAGGATGGCCGTCACGACCAATGTCATGGCCGATCCTCCTGAAGGTGGATCTTTGGTCACCGCCAAGATCCGCTGGTAG
- a CDS encoding class I SAM-dependent methyltransferase: MSDTPEIPALPGRAFELDPGRRETLAAAFSAGGDHYDAVRPDYPEAIVDFMVPAGARAAADVGAGTGIFTRHLIERGLETWAIDPSVDMLAVLARNLPAARVLEGTAEATGIPPASVNVVSVAQAWHWVDPLAASAEAARILRPGGRIALVWNQLDVSVPWVHRLARIMHAGDVHRPGFAPPLGAEFGTPVSHEVRWNQPASTNGILELTKSRSYYLRASAATRAKVEANLDWYLHEHLGHGRGAALELPYLTHAWIADLR, translated from the coding sequence ATGTCTGACACACCCGAGATCCCGGCGTTGCCCGGACGCGCCTTCGAGCTGGACCCCGGCCGCCGCGAAACCCTGGCCGCCGCGTTCTCCGCCGGCGGCGACCACTACGACGCCGTACGCCCCGACTACCCCGAAGCCATAGTCGACTTCATGGTCCCCGCCGGGGCCCGCGCCGCGGCGGACGTGGGAGCCGGTACCGGGATCTTCACCCGGCACCTGATCGAGCGCGGCCTGGAGACCTGGGCCATCGACCCCTCGGTGGACATGCTTGCCGTGCTGGCCCGCAACCTGCCGGCCGCCCGGGTGCTCGAGGGCACGGCGGAGGCCACCGGGATCCCGCCGGCAAGCGTCAACGTGGTCTCCGTGGCCCAAGCCTGGCACTGGGTGGATCCGCTGGCAGCGAGCGCCGAAGCGGCACGGATCCTGCGCCCCGGAGGGCGTATCGCCCTGGTCTGGAACCAGCTGGACGTCTCGGTGCCGTGGGTGCACCGGCTGGCCCGCATCATGCATGCCGGGGATGTGCACCGCCCCGGCTTCGCCCCGCCGCTGGGCGCCGAGTTTGGGACACCGGTTTCCCACGAGGTCCGCTGGAACCAACCCGCAAGCACAAACGGCATCCTTGAACTGACCAAATCGCGCAGCTACTACCTACGCGCCTCGGCGGCAACCCGGGCCAAGGTCGAAGCGAACCTCGACTGGTACCTGCACGAGCACCTGGGTCATGGACGGGGCGCCGCATTGGAGCTTCCCTACCTGACCCACGCCTGGATCGCTGACCTGCGATAG
- the infB gene encoding translation initiation factor IF-2 codes for MAKVRVHELAKELGITSKDAVAKLQELGEFVRSASSTIEAPVVRKLRDAFPDAVAPAAAPKAPSAPKPGNAAPKPAAATPAPAVETPAPAPAAAPAAAAPAAAPAAAAPEAPAASAPAAVPGAPAPKPATARTEAPRPGAKPGAPRPGNNPFSSQQGMRSANDNDRATSERPGGPRPGGPRPGGPRPGNNPFSSQQGMRSGGAPRQGGAPGAGGPRPAGAGAAGPRPAGGANARPGGPRPAGAGAAGPRTPGGARATPGMMPNRTERPAPAAGAGRPGAGGRGGAARPGGAPGAAGGAPGAGGGFKGGGGPNRGRGGTQGAFGKGGAGRGKQRKSKRAKRQELEQMSAPSLGGVSVPRGSGTTEIRLRRGASITDFADKIGANPASLVTVLFHLGEMATATQSLDEATFDILGAELGYKVQVVSPEDEERELFESFSIDLDAELEAEGDDELEARPPVVTVMGHVDHGKTRLLDAIRKTNVIEGEAGGITQHIGAYQVHHEHEGIDRPITFIDTPGHEAFTAMRARGAKVTDIAVLVVAADDGVMPQTVEALNHAQAAGVPIVVAVNKIDKPSANPDKVKGQLAEYGLVPEEYGGDTMFIHVSALKGEGVDDLLDAVLLTADAALDMRANPNKDARGIAIEANLDKGRGAVATVLVQSGTLNVGDTIVAGTAHGRVRAMFTEDGTTVTHALPSRPVQVLGLSSVPRAGDTFLVTADERTARQIAEKREAADRNASLAKRRKRITLEDFDQAVADGKIDTLNLILKGDVSGAVEALEDSLLKIDVGEGVQLRVIHRGVGAITQNDVNLATVDSAIIIGFNVKPAERVAELADKEGVDMRFYSVIYGAIDDIELALKGMLKPEYEEVELGTAEIREVFRSSKHGNIAGSIVRSGTIRRNSKARVLRAGKIIGENLTVDSLKRFKDDATEVRTDFECGIGLGSFNDLQPEDIIQTFEMREKPRN; via the coding sequence GTGGCCAAGGTCCGCGTACACGAGCTCGCCAAAGAGCTCGGAATCACTTCGAAGGATGCAGTGGCAAAGCTGCAGGAACTGGGCGAATTCGTCCGTTCGGCATCCTCCACCATCGAGGCACCCGTCGTGCGCAAGCTGCGCGACGCGTTCCCCGATGCGGTAGCACCCGCTGCCGCTCCCAAGGCACCCTCGGCTCCGAAGCCGGGCAACGCCGCCCCGAAGCCCGCAGCGGCAACCCCGGCCCCGGCCGTGGAAACCCCCGCTCCGGCACCCGCAGCAGCTCCGGCGGCAGCAGCCCCGGCCGCCGCTCCGGCAGCAGCAGCTCCGGAAGCTCCCGCGGCATCGGCTCCGGCCGCCGTTCCGGGCGCCCCGGCACCGAAGCCGGCAACGGCACGCACCGAGGCTCCGCGCCCCGGCGCCAAGCCGGGCGCTCCGCGTCCGGGCAACAACCCGTTTTCGTCCCAGCAGGGCATGCGTTCGGCAAACGACAACGACCGGGCAACCAGCGAGCGCCCCGGCGGCCCGCGTCCGGGTGGACCGCGCCCCGGTGGCCCGCGTCCGGGTAACAACCCGTTCTCATCCCAGCAGGGCATGCGTTCGGGCGGTGCTCCGCGTCAGGGTGGCGCCCCGGGTGCAGGTGGACCGCGTCCGGCAGGAGCCGGTGCGGCAGGTCCCCGCCCCGCAGGCGGAGCCAACGCCCGTCCGGGCGGTCCCCGTCCGGCCGGTGCCGGCGCAGCAGGCCCGCGCACGCCCGGTGGTGCTCGCGCTACTCCGGGCATGATGCCCAACCGTACCGAGCGTCCGGCTCCCGCAGCCGGCGCAGGTCGTCCGGGTGCAGGCGGCCGTGGCGGCGCAGCCCGTCCGGGTGGCGCTCCGGGTGCCGCAGGCGGCGCTCCGGGTGCAGGTGGCGGCTTCAAGGGCGGCGGCGGTCCGAACCGCGGTCGCGGTGGAACCCAGGGTGCTTTCGGTAAGGGCGGCGCCGGCCGCGGCAAGCAGCGCAAGTCGAAGCGTGCCAAGCGCCAGGAACTCGAGCAGATGAGTGCTCCGTCGCTGGGCGGCGTGAGCGTGCCCCGCGGCAGCGGCACCACGGAGATCCGTCTTCGTCGTGGCGCCTCGATCACCGACTTCGCCGATAAGATCGGTGCAAACCCGGCATCGCTGGTCACCGTGCTCTTCCACCTGGGCGAAATGGCAACAGCCACCCAGTCCCTGGATGAGGCGACCTTCGATATCCTCGGAGCCGAGCTCGGCTACAAGGTTCAGGTTGTTTCCCCGGAAGACGAAGAGCGCGAACTCTTCGAGTCCTTCTCGATCGACTTGGACGCCGAACTCGAGGCCGAAGGCGACGACGAGCTCGAAGCCCGCCCGCCGGTTGTCACCGTCATGGGCCACGTCGATCACGGTAAGACCCGTCTGCTCGATGCAATCCGTAAGACCAACGTCATCGAGGGCGAAGCCGGCGGCATCACCCAGCACATCGGTGCCTACCAGGTCCACCACGAACACGAAGGCATTGATCGCCCGATCACCTTCATCGATACTCCGGGCCACGAGGCGTTCACCGCCATGCGTGCCCGTGGTGCCAAGGTCACCGACATCGCCGTGCTCGTCGTGGCGGCGGATGACGGCGTCATGCCGCAGACGGTTGAGGCGCTTAACCACGCCCAGGCCGCAGGCGTGCCGATCGTGGTCGCGGTCAACAAGATCGACAAGCCGTCCGCCAACCCGGACAAGGTCAAGGGCCAGCTGGCCGAATACGGCCTGGTTCCTGAGGAGTACGGTGGCGACACCATGTTCATCCACGTCTCCGCTCTCAAGGGCGAAGGCGTCGACGACCTGCTCGACGCAGTGCTGCTGACCGCAGACGCCGCGTTGGACATGCGTGCCAACCCGAACAAGGATGCCCGCGGCATCGCGATCGAGGCCAATCTGGACAAGGGACGCGGTGCCGTGGCAACCGTCCTGGTCCAGTCCGGTACCTTGAACGTCGGCGACACCATCGTGGCCGGTACGGCACATGGCCGCGTGCGTGCCATGTTCACCGAAGACGGCACCACCGTCACCCATGCACTGCCCTCGCGCCCGGTCCAGGTCCTCGGCCTGTCCTCGGTTCCGCGTGCAGGCGACACGTTCCTGGTCACCGCCGACGAGCGCACCGCCCGCCAGATCGCCGAAAAGCGTGAAGCAGCGGACCGCAACGCCTCGCTGGCCAAGCGCCGCAAGCGCATCACCCTGGAGGACTTCGACCAGGCCGTCGCCGACGGCAAGATCGATACGCTCAACCTCATCCTCAAGGGCGACGTGTCCGGTGCCGTCGAGGCCCTGGAAGACTCGCTGCTCAAGATCGACGTGGGCGAGGGCGTGCAGCTGCGCGTCATCCACCGCGGCGTGGGTGCCATCACCCAGAACGACGTCAACCTGGCGACCGTCGACTCGGCCATCATCATCGGCTTCAACGTCAAGCCGGCCGAGCGTGTTGCCGAACTGGCCGACAAAGAAGGCGTCGACATGCGCTTCTACTCGGTCATCTACGGCGCCATCGACGACATCGAACTGGCACTCAAGGGCATGCTCAAGCCCGAGTACGAGGAAGTCGAACTGGGTACCGCGGAAATCCGCGAGGTATTCCGTTCCTCCAAGCACGGCAACATCGCCGGTTCCATCGTTCGGTCCGGTACCATCCGCCGTAACTCCAAGGCACGCGTCTTGCGCGCCGGCAAGATCATCGGTGAGAACCTCACCGTTGACTCGCTCAAGCGCTTCAAGGATGACGCAACCGAGGTCCGTACGGACTTCGAGTGTGGCATCGGCCTGGGTTCGTTCAACGACCTGCAGCCCGAGGACATCATCCAGACGTTCGAGATGCGCGAAAAGCCGCGCAACTAG
- the rimP gene encoding ribosome maturation factor RimP, producing the protein MTGTPADTQLEANRLKKLLEPTVASHSLYLEDVEVRNAGAQRIVHIVVDLLEGTGGVQLDTIAEVSRSVSDVLDADPLDGATPYDLEVSSPGVSRPLTELRHWRRNVGRMVKINMIGEENLMGRVMAVTEDSITVVPELEVKKGMKAKQGPERVLEFSGIRRGNVEVEFTHVDDADLEELDIDEETEEA; encoded by the coding sequence ATGACCGGCACGCCGGCAGATACCCAGCTTGAGGCTAATCGCCTAAAGAAACTACTGGAGCCCACCGTTGCCTCCCACAGCCTGTACCTCGAGGACGTCGAGGTACGCAACGCGGGCGCCCAGCGCATCGTACACATCGTGGTCGACCTGCTTGAAGGCACCGGCGGAGTCCAGCTCGATACCATCGCCGAGGTTTCACGCTCGGTGTCCGACGTCCTTGACGCAGACCCGCTGGATGGGGCCACGCCCTACGACCTCGAGGTCTCCTCGCCGGGCGTATCGCGTCCGCTCACCGAGCTGCGCCACTGGCGCCGCAACGTGGGCCGCATGGTGAAGATCAACATGATCGGGGAGGAAAACCTCATGGGACGCGTCATGGCGGTCACCGAGGACTCCATCACCGTGGTCCCCGAGCTTGAGGTTAAAAAAGGCATGAAGGCCAAGCAGGGCCCGGAGCGGGTCCTGGAATTCAGCGGCATCCGCCGCGGCAACGTCGAAGTCGAATTCACGCATGTCGACGACGCGGACCTTGAAGAACTAGACATCGACGAAGAGACTGAGGAGGCCTGA
- the truB gene encoding tRNA pseudouridine(55) synthase TruB, which translates to MGSGLVIIDKPQGWTSHDVVGRTRRLAGTRKVGHAGTLDPMATGVLVLGINKATRLLTYIVGASKTYTATIRLGESTITDDAEGEVIERRIAAAVTEEQIHAGIAALTGEIEQVPSSVSAIKVNGERSYARVRAGEEVKLKARPVTIKRFEVHDIRRERGGKVLDIDVTVDCTSGTYIRALARDLGAALNVGGHLTALRRTQVGPYTLEQAHTLEELAKEFSYLELDDAAAALFPRRDLTEAERVELSYGRRIAECDTDEITAAFAPDGSLVALLKNKAGQAKPELVFATA; encoded by the coding sequence ATCGGCTCCGGATTGGTGATCATCGACAAACCGCAGGGTTGGACCAGCCACGATGTGGTGGGTCGTACCCGCCGTCTTGCGGGCACCCGCAAGGTCGGCCATGCCGGCACCTTGGACCCGATGGCCACCGGAGTGCTCGTGCTGGGCATCAACAAGGCCACGCGCCTGCTGACATACATCGTGGGCGCGTCCAAGACCTATACGGCCACCATCCGGCTCGGGGAATCAACGATTACCGACGATGCCGAGGGTGAGGTCATCGAGCGCCGCATCGCCGCAGCAGTCACCGAGGAGCAGATCCACGCGGGCATCGCCGCCCTGACGGGGGAGATCGAACAGGTGCCCTCATCGGTCAGCGCGATTAAGGTCAATGGCGAACGCTCCTACGCCCGCGTGCGTGCCGGCGAGGAAGTGAAGCTCAAGGCCCGCCCGGTCACGATCAAGCGCTTCGAGGTCCACGACATCCGCCGTGAACGCGGCGGCAAGGTGCTGGACATCGATGTGACGGTCGATTGCACTTCCGGCACCTACATCAGGGCACTGGCCCGAGACCTGGGCGCCGCACTGAACGTCGGCGGGCACCTGACCGCGCTGCGCCGCACGCAGGTCGGCCCCTACACGCTTGAGCAGGCCCACACGCTTGAGGAGCTGGCTAAGGAATTCAGCTACCTCGAGCTGGACGACGCCGCGGCTGCCCTCTTCCCACGCCGGGACCTGACCGAGGCCGAGCGCGTCGAGCTCTCCTACGGACGTCGCATTGCCGAATGCGATACGGACGAGATCACCGCCGCCTTCGCTCCCGACGGCTCGCTCGTTGCGCTGTTGAAGAACAAGGCCGGCCAGGCAAAGCCGGAACTGGTCTTCGCCACAGCCTGA